One Capsicum annuum cultivar UCD-10X-F1 chromosome 2, UCD10Xv1.1, whole genome shotgun sequence genomic window carries:
- the LOC107860040 gene encoding ubiquitin receptor RAD23c isoform X2, with product MKIFVKTLKGTHFEIEVKPEDNVADVKKNIESVQGKDVYPASQQMLIHQGKVLKDTTTLEENKVAENSFVVIMLSKNKVSSTGTSSTPAAPSNTAQPAGSTDQARQTTTAPQATAAPPQSASESAPTPAPVPAATSSVTDVYDQAASNLVAGSNLEATVQQILDMGGGSWDRDTVVRALRAAYNNPERAVEYLYSGIPELAEIPPVARAPAAPATGQAVNPSAQGAPQPAVPSSGPNANPLDLFPQGLTNVGSNAGAGNLDFLRNSPQFQALRAMVQANPQILQPMLQELGKQNPHLMRLIQEHQPDFLRLINEPVEGEGNVLGQTPGAIPQAVTVTPEEREAIERLEAMGFDRALVLEVYFACNKNEELAANYLLDHMHEFEE from the exons ATGAAGATTTTCGTGAAGACTTTGAAAGGCACGCACTTTGAGATCGAAGTTAAACCGGAAGATAAC GTTGCCGATGTGAAGAAAAACATAGAATCAGTTCAGGGGAAAGATGTCTACCCTGCTTCACAACAGATGCTTATCCATCAGGGTAAAGTTCTCAAGGACACTACGACGCTTGAGGAAAACAAAGTTGCTGAAAATAGTTTCGTGGTCATTATGCTTTCCAAG AATAAGGTCTCATCAACGGGAACCTCATCTACACCAGCAGCTCCTTCAAATACG GCACAACCCGCTGGTTCCACTGACCAAGCTAGACAGACGACAACAGCACCTCAAGCTACTGCTGCACC TCCACAATCTGCTTCTGAGTCTGCTCCCACTCCTGCCCCTGTGCCTGCTGCTACTAG TTCTGTAACAGATGTGTATGACCAAGCAGCCTCAAACCTTGTTGCTGGAAGTAACTTGGAGGCCACAGTTCAACAAATTCTTGACATGGGTGGTGGAAGCTGGGATAGGGATACAGTTGTGCGTGCTTTGCGTGCTGCATATAACAACCCTGAGAGAGCCGTTGAATACTTATATTCT GGTATTCCTGAACTAGCCGAAATTCCGCCTGTTGCCCGTGCACCTGCTGCTCCTGCCACTGGACAGGCTGTAAACCCTTCAGCTCAGGGGGCTCCACAACCAGCAGTTCCTTCCAGTGGACCAAATGCTAATCCTTTAGATCTGTTTCCTCAG GGCCTAACAAATGTGGGCTCAAATGCCGGCGCTGGAAATCTAGATTTTCTACGCAATAGTCCACAG TTCCAGGCCCTTCGAGCAATGGTGCAAGCCAATCCGCAAATATTGCAG CCCATGCTCCAGGAGTTGGGTAAGCAAAATCCACATTTGATGCGGCTTATTCAAGAGCATCAACCTGACTTCCTGCGCCTCATCAATGAACCTGTTGAAGGGGAGGG GAATGTGTTGGGGCAAACACCAGGAGCAATACCACAAGCTGTGACTGTTACACCTGAAGAGCGGGAGGCTATTGAACGT CTTGAAGCTATGGGGTTTGATCGAGCTTTAGTATTGGAAGTATACTTCGCGTGCAACAAAAATGAGGAGCTGGCTGCAAACTATCTGTTAGATCACATGCACGAGTTTGAGGAATGA
- the LOC107860040 gene encoding ubiquitin receptor RAD23c isoform X1 — protein sequence MKIFVKTLKGTHFEIEVKPEDNVADVKKNIESVQGKDVYPASQQMLIHQGKVLKDTTTLEENKVAENSFVVIMLSKVPTVQLHNKVSSTGTSSTPAAPSNTAQPAGSTDQARQTTTAPQATAAPPQSASESAPTPAPVPAATSSVTDVYDQAASNLVAGSNLEATVQQILDMGGGSWDRDTVVRALRAAYNNPERAVEYLYSGIPELAEIPPVARAPAAPATGQAVNPSAQGAPQPAVPSSGPNANPLDLFPQGLTNVGSNAGAGNLDFLRNSPQFQALRAMVQANPQILQPMLQELGKQNPHLMRLIQEHQPDFLRLINEPVEGEGNVLGQTPGAIPQAVTVTPEEREAIERLEAMGFDRALVLEVYFACNKNEELAANYLLDHMHEFEE from the exons ATGAAGATTTTCGTGAAGACTTTGAAAGGCACGCACTTTGAGATCGAAGTTAAACCGGAAGATAAC GTTGCCGATGTGAAGAAAAACATAGAATCAGTTCAGGGGAAAGATGTCTACCCTGCTTCACAACAGATGCTTATCCATCAGGGTAAAGTTCTCAAGGACACTACGACGCTTGAGGAAAACAAAGTTGCTGAAAATAGTTTCGTGGTCATTATGCTTTCCAAGGTACCAACTGTGCAGTTACAC AATAAGGTCTCATCAACGGGAACCTCATCTACACCAGCAGCTCCTTCAAATACG GCACAACCCGCTGGTTCCACTGACCAAGCTAGACAGACGACAACAGCACCTCAAGCTACTGCTGCACC TCCACAATCTGCTTCTGAGTCTGCTCCCACTCCTGCCCCTGTGCCTGCTGCTACTAG TTCTGTAACAGATGTGTATGACCAAGCAGCCTCAAACCTTGTTGCTGGAAGTAACTTGGAGGCCACAGTTCAACAAATTCTTGACATGGGTGGTGGAAGCTGGGATAGGGATACAGTTGTGCGTGCTTTGCGTGCTGCATATAACAACCCTGAGAGAGCCGTTGAATACTTATATTCT GGTATTCCTGAACTAGCCGAAATTCCGCCTGTTGCCCGTGCACCTGCTGCTCCTGCCACTGGACAGGCTGTAAACCCTTCAGCTCAGGGGGCTCCACAACCAGCAGTTCCTTCCAGTGGACCAAATGCTAATCCTTTAGATCTGTTTCCTCAG GGCCTAACAAATGTGGGCTCAAATGCCGGCGCTGGAAATCTAGATTTTCTACGCAATAGTCCACAG TTCCAGGCCCTTCGAGCAATGGTGCAAGCCAATCCGCAAATATTGCAG CCCATGCTCCAGGAGTTGGGTAAGCAAAATCCACATTTGATGCGGCTTATTCAAGAGCATCAACCTGACTTCCTGCGCCTCATCAATGAACCTGTTGAAGGGGAGGG GAATGTGTTGGGGCAAACACCAGGAGCAATACCACAAGCTGTGACTGTTACACCTGAAGAGCGGGAGGCTATTGAACGT CTTGAAGCTATGGGGTTTGATCGAGCTTTAGTATTGGAAGTATACTTCGCGTGCAACAAAAATGAGGAGCTGGCTGCAAACTATCTGTTAGATCACATGCACGAGTTTGAGGAATGA